A genomic window from Flavobacterium johnsoniae includes:
- a CDS encoding cupin domain-containing protein, with protein sequence MKTLTILKTTITVLFFQQTFSQETKKETAPPQYTIENCVNHFDINKATKTKVGYQYWFANKDFTQENTLKMSIVEPGKSTHAPHHHPEEEFFYILEGSASFFLDGKTVVVGPNTSLYCPPNAEHGISNAGKTDLKYLVIKKDLW encoded by the coding sequence ATGAAAACTCTAACCATCCTAAAAACCACAATTACTGTTTTATTTTTCCAACAGACTTTCTCACAAGAAACAAAAAAAGAAACTGCACCACCACAATACACAATCGAAAACTGTGTCAATCATTTTGATATAAACAAAGCTACTAAAACCAAAGTCGGCTATCAATATTGGTTTGCCAATAAAGATTTCACACAAGAAAACACTTTAAAAATGAGTATTGTCGAACCTGGAAAATCAACACACGCACCACATCATCATCCAGAAGAAGAATTCTTTTATATTCTAGAAGGTTCGGCTTCTTTTTTCTTAGACGGAAAAACAGTTGTCGTTGGACCAAATACAAGCTTGTATTGTCCGCCAAATGCCGAACACGGAATTAGTAATGCGGGAAAAACAGATTTGAAATATTTGGTGATTAAGAAAGATTTGTGGTAA
- a CDS encoding TetR/AcrR family transcriptional regulator, translating into MASKDRILRQKEETRNNILGAAYDIVKDEGWNGLSMRKIADRIEYTAPIIYEYFSNKEAILEELTGKGFLKLAKELQTAKDKFEKPEDQLEAMWMTYWDFAFTNTEMYQLMFGVQMTCCAQRCSAQEAPYKLFTGVIAEIMKDSNPSEDIIKQKYFTFFSVIHGLIAINIINKSDILETINAQILKDAITGIIKSIQ; encoded by the coding sequence ATGGCTAGCAAAGATCGAATTTTAAGACAAAAAGAAGAGACAAGAAATAATATTCTTGGCGCTGCTTATGATATCGTGAAAGATGAAGGCTGGAATGGTTTGAGTATGCGTAAAATTGCCGACAGAATCGAATATACTGCTCCTATTATTTATGAATATTTTTCGAATAAAGAAGCAATTTTAGAAGAACTTACAGGCAAAGGCTTTTTAAAACTGGCTAAGGAGTTACAGACTGCAAAAGACAAGTTTGAAAAACCCGAAGATCAGTTAGAAGCCATGTGGATGACTTATTGGGATTTCGCTTTTACTAATACTGAAATGTATCAACTTATGTTTGGTGTTCAAATGACTTGCTGTGCACAGCGATGTTCGGCTCAGGAAGCACCTTACAAATTGTTTACTGGTGTTATTGCTGAAATTATGAAAGACAGCAATCCTAGTGAAGATATCATTAAACAAAAATATTTTACTTTCTTTTCTGTTATTCATGGTTTAATCGCCATCAACATCATTAACAAGAGTGATATTTTAGAAACAATAAATGCTCAGATTTTGAAAGATGCTATTACTGGTATCATCAAATCTATACAGTAA
- a CDS encoding efflux RND transporter periplasmic adaptor subunit, giving the protein MNPENARIPKNFIRENVQPIKTTMKMKNVIITSFILALVLSSCGDKNQAPTAPPPPVLPVLAITSANTITDSEYPASIQGTVDVEIRPQVSGNLDRIYVDEGAYVSKGQTLFKINERPFREQLNNALASLHAAEAALINANLEVDKLTPLVQNKVVSDYQLKTAKASQKIAAANIEQAKAMVGSAKINLGYTNVTAPVSGYIGRLPKKQGSLVSASDVEALTTLSDVHEVYAYFSLGETDFINFKEQYAGSSLGDKIKKLPPVTLILADNNAYPQTGKIDMVDGQFDKTTGAITIRATFPNKGGVLRSGNTGRIRLGLNHDDAILVPQAATVEMQDKVFVFSVGKDNKVTKTPIIIVGKSGTNYLIKEGVKTGDQIVLSGIDKLQDGQAIQPEKSTKVAEVTNQK; this is encoded by the coding sequence ATGAATCCCGAGAATGCCAGAATACCAAAGAATTTTATCCGAGAAAATGTTCAACCAATTAAAACCACTATGAAAATGAAAAATGTAATTATAACCAGTTTTATTCTGGCCTTAGTATTAAGCAGCTGTGGCGACAAAAATCAAGCGCCTACTGCTCCACCTCCACCGGTTTTACCAGTTTTGGCCATCACAAGTGCCAATACAATAACTGACTCTGAATATCCTGCTTCTATACAAGGAACTGTTGATGTTGAAATTCGTCCACAAGTGAGCGGAAACCTTGACAGAATCTATGTAGACGAAGGAGCTTATGTAAGTAAAGGACAAACGTTATTCAAAATCAATGAGCGTCCATTTCGCGAGCAGTTAAACAATGCTTTAGCAAGTTTACACGCTGCAGAAGCGGCTTTGATTAACGCCAATTTAGAAGTAGATAAATTAACTCCTTTGGTACAAAACAAAGTAGTTTCTGATTATCAGTTAAAAACAGCTAAAGCTTCTCAAAAAATTGCTGCTGCCAATATCGAACAGGCAAAAGCAATGGTTGGTTCTGCTAAAATTAATTTAGGATACACTAACGTAACAGCTCCAGTAAGCGGTTACATCGGAAGATTGCCTAAAAAACAAGGAAGTTTAGTTTCTGCTTCTGATGTTGAGGCTCTTACTACTTTATCAGACGTTCACGAAGTATACGCTTACTTCTCTTTGGGTGAAACCGATTTCATCAACTTTAAGGAGCAATATGCTGGAAGTTCATTAGGCGATAAAATCAAAAAACTGCCTCCCGTTACTTTGATTTTGGCTGATAACAATGCTTATCCTCAAACCGGAAAAATCGATATGGTTGATGGTCAGTTTGATAAAACTACTGGAGCAATCACTATTAGAGCAACTTTCCCAAATAAAGGCGGTGTTTTGCGTTCTGGAAACACAGGAAGAATCCGTTTAGGATTAAACCACGACGATGCAATCTTAGTTCCTCAAGCTGCTACAGTTGAAATGCAGGACAAAGTATTTGTCTTCAGTGTAGGTAAAGACAACAAAGTAACTAAAACGCCTATCATTATTGTCGGTAAAAGCGGTACTAATTATTTAATTAAAGAAGGTGTAAAAACTGGCGATCAAATCGTGTTAAGCGGTATTGACAAACTTCAGGACGGGCAAGCGATCCAGCCTGAAAAATCAACTAAAGTTGCCGAAGTAACTAATCAAAAATAA
- a CDS encoding efflux RND transporter permease subunit: MFKIFIQRPVLATVISILLVILGVLGLTKLPLQQFPDIAPPSVLVTAVYPGANAETVLRSVAPSIEESINGVENMTYMSSTASNDGTLAITVFFKLGTDADQAAVNVQNRVAQATSQLPAEVVQQGIVTAKQQNSFIMAIGMYTEDEAKYDQTFVANYAQINIIPELKRIPGVGSASIFGGVKDYSMRVWLNPTQMSTYKVTPSEVMGAIQDKSLEAAPGKFGERSKEVFEYVIKYKGKLTKPEDYENIAIRSNADGSVLRLKDVARVELGAYSYNSLTRLNGKKGIVIGVIQLAGSNSNDIQIAINKMMEKASKDFPKGIKHNIFYSTKVSLDQSIEQVEHTLLEAFILVFIVVFIFLQDFRSTLIPAIAVPVAILGTFFFMQLFGFSINLLTLFALILAIGIVVDDAIVVVEAVHAKMEHKRLSPKIATHEAMHEITGAIISITLVMAAVFLPVGFMEGSTGVFYRQFAFTMAIAIVISAVNALTLSPALAALFLKDNHSAHDHDAPYEKKGFKDKFFTAFNSSFESLTNRYVGGIKFLIRKKWLSLGGLAAITLATVLLVKTTPAGFIPTEDQGFIAIAVNTPSGTSLDGTQKVMTEAENTLRGLDASRFVTAISGFNLLTNSTSPSSAVVFVLLKPNEERGEVKNIDEIMNQVRGKLGSISGGSFFVFSFPTVPGFSNVEALDLVLQDKTGGKLDKFSGISQNFIGELMKRPEIAVAFTSFKADYPQLQLEVNDEKANQLGVNVKDILQTMQAYFGSAQASDFNRFGKYYRVVVQADIEDRADPTAIDRVFVKNKTGEMVPINTLVKLTRIYGSETASRYNLFNSISINAIPKPGFSSGDAIKAIEEVAAQQLPAGYGFEFSGQTREEISSGGQSATIFLLCLIFVYFLLAAQYESYILPLAVILSIPAGIFGVFVAIGLTGIENNIYVQVALVMLIGLLAKNAILIVEFAVQKRKSGMALVRASIDAAKLRLRPIIMTSLAFIVGLVPMMSAKGPSAQGNHSISIGAAGGMISGVILGLFIIPVLFIVFQYLQEKVSGKPVAVIHNEEK; the protein is encoded by the coding sequence ATGTTCAAAATATTTATACAAAGACCAGTACTTGCTACTGTAATCTCCATTCTTTTGGTGATTTTAGGGGTACTTGGTTTAACTAAACTGCCTTTACAACAGTTTCCTGATATTGCGCCTCCATCGGTTTTGGTAACGGCGGTATATCCTGGAGCTAACGCAGAAACGGTTTTACGTTCTGTGGCACCTTCTATCGAAGAATCTATAAATGGTGTAGAAAACATGACTTATATGAGTTCTACAGCCAGTAACGACGGTACTTTGGCTATAACAGTTTTCTTTAAACTAGGAACTGATGCCGACCAAGCTGCGGTAAACGTACAAAATCGTGTTGCACAAGCAACGAGCCAGCTTCCTGCGGAAGTTGTACAACAAGGTATTGTTACGGCGAAACAACAAAACAGTTTCATCATGGCAATTGGTATGTACACCGAAGATGAAGCAAAATACGATCAGACTTTTGTTGCCAATTATGCACAAATCAATATTATTCCGGAATTAAAACGTATTCCGGGTGTGGGTTCTGCCAGTATTTTTGGTGGTGTAAAAGATTACTCTATGCGTGTTTGGTTAAACCCGACACAAATGTCAACTTATAAAGTGACGCCAAGCGAAGTTATGGGAGCGATTCAGGACAAAAGTTTGGAAGCGGCTCCAGGGAAATTTGGAGAGCGAAGCAAAGAAGTTTTTGAATACGTTATTAAATATAAAGGGAAATTAACCAAACCAGAAGATTATGAAAATATTGCTATACGTTCTAATGCAGATGGTTCAGTACTTCGCTTAAAAGATGTAGCGAGAGTTGAACTTGGAGCCTATTCTTATAACAGTTTAACTCGTTTAAATGGTAAAAAAGGAATTGTAATTGGGGTTATTCAGTTAGCTGGATCTAACTCAAATGATATTCAGATTGCCATTAACAAAATGATGGAAAAGGCTTCTAAAGATTTTCCAAAAGGTATTAAACACAATATTTTCTATAGTACAAAAGTATCTCTTGACCAATCTATCGAGCAAGTTGAGCATACCTTATTAGAAGCTTTTATTCTAGTATTTATTGTGGTATTTATCTTCTTGCAAGATTTTAGATCAACATTAATCCCGGCTATTGCTGTACCTGTAGCAATTTTAGGAACGTTCTTCTTCATGCAGTTATTCGGATTTTCGATCAACCTTTTAACACTTTTCGCATTAATTCTGGCGATTGGTATTGTGGTCGATGATGCCATTGTGGTAGTCGAAGCGGTGCATGCGAAAATGGAGCATAAACGTTTGTCTCCAAAAATCGCAACCCATGAAGCAATGCACGAAATAACGGGTGCTATTATCTCGATTACGCTGGTAATGGCTGCTGTATTCCTGCCGGTTGGTTTTATGGAAGGCTCAACAGGAGTTTTCTATCGTCAGTTTGCCTTTACGATGGCAATTGCAATTGTAATTTCGGCTGTTAATGCCTTGACTTTAAGTCCAGCACTTGCTGCTTTGTTCTTAAAAGACAATCATTCAGCACACGATCACGATGCGCCTTATGAGAAAAAAGGTTTTAAAGACAAATTCTTTACCGCTTTCAACAGCAGTTTTGAATCTTTGACTAATCGTTACGTTGGCGGAATTAAATTCTTAATCAGAAAAAAATGGTTGAGTTTAGGCGGATTAGCTGCTATTACGCTTGCAACAGTTTTATTAGTAAAAACAACTCCTGCCGGATTTATTCCAACTGAAGATCAAGGGTTTATTGCAATCGCTGTAAATACGCCATCTGGAACTTCGCTTGACGGAACTCAAAAAGTAATGACTGAAGCTGAAAATACTTTAAGAGGTTTAGACGCTTCTAGATTTGTAACCGCGATTTCAGGTTTCAATTTATTGACAAACTCTACAAGTCCATCTTCTGCTGTTGTTTTCGTATTGCTTAAACCAAACGAAGAACGAGGCGAAGTAAAAAACATTGACGAAATTATGAATCAGGTTCGTGGTAAACTGGGAAGTATTTCTGGCGGAAGTTTCTTCGTATTCAGCTTCCCAACTGTTCCCGGATTTAGTAACGTTGAGGCTTTAGACTTAGTTCTTCAAGATAAAACGGGAGGAAAACTGGATAAATTCAGCGGAATTTCTCAAAACTTTATCGGCGAATTGATGAAACGCCCTGAAATTGCCGTTGCCTTTACTTCTTTCAAAGCAGATTATCCACAATTGCAATTAGAAGTTAACGACGAAAAAGCAAATCAATTGGGTGTTAACGTAAAAGACATTTTACAAACCATGCAAGCTTACTTTGGTAGCGCACAGGCATCTGACTTTAACCGATTTGGTAAATATTACCGTGTGGTTGTTCAGGCCGATATCGAAGACAGAGCAGATCCAACAGCAATTGATCGTGTTTTTGTAAAAAACAAAACAGGCGAAATGGTGCCAATTAATACATTAGTAAAACTAACTCGTATTTATGGTTCAGAAACCGCTTCTAGATATAATTTGTTTAACTCAATTTCTATTAATGCCATTCCGAAACCTGGATTTAGTTCCGGTGATGCCATTAAAGCCATTGAAGAAGTAGCAGCACAACAATTACCTGCAGGTTACGGGTTTGAATTCTCGGGCCAAACACGTGAGGAGATTTCGTCTGGAGGACAATCTGCAACAATATTTTTACTGTGTTTGATATTCGTTTATTTCTTACTTGCTGCACAGTACGAAAGTTACATTTTGCCTTTGGCAGTAATCTTATCAATCCCTGCAGGTATTTTTGGAGTATTCGTTGCTATTGGTTTAACTGGAATTGAAAACAATATTTACGTACAAGTTGCTCTTGTCATGCTGATCGGACTTCTCGCCAAAAACGCCATTTTGATTGTGGAATTTGCGGTACAGAAAAGAAAATCAGGAATGGCGCTAGTACGAGCTTCAATTGATGCTGCAAAATTACGTCTAAGACCAATTATCATGACCTCTCTAGCTTTTATTGTTGGTTTAGTGCCAATGATGAGTGCCAAAGGACCATCTG